The genomic segment GTTGAACACCAGTCCGGTCTGGCAACCGGCATCACGAATCGCCTGCAGGCTACGGTCAACATGCCGCGTGGCTTCGGGGTGAAAGCTGATCAGCGTCGCGCCCGCCTTGGCAAATCCCTGCGCCAGCGCGTCGACCGGCTCAATCATCAAGTGCACGTCAATCGGCGCGGTGATGCCGTAGTTGCGCAGCGCCTTGCAGATGTCGGGGCCGAAGGTCAGGTTGGGGACGTAATGGTTGTCCATGACGTCAAAATGCACCCAGTCGGCACCCGCTTTGAGGACGGCGGCAACGTCGTCACCCAGGCGGGCAAGGTCGGCAGACAGGATGCTGGGGGCAATGACGGGGGCTTGACGCGGCATGGCAGAACAACGCTGGAATGAAGGCTGGCTAGTGTAAGGGCTTTGACGCCCTGATCGGCCGTGCGCACACTGCGCGCCCCACCGTGAATCGCCCGCCGCGCCGCACCGTCCATGACCGAAACCGCCCTGTTTGAAGCCCAGTTGACCTCGCTGCCGCATGTGCACCGCGGCAAGGTGCGCGACATTTTCGCCGTGGGCGGCGAGCACCTGCTCATCGTCACATCAGACCGGCTGTCGGCGTTCGACGTGGTGCTGCCGCAACCGATTCCCGGTAAGGGCGGCGTGCTGACCCGGCTCACGCAGTTCTGGATGGACCGCTTCGCATCGGTCATCTCCAACCAGCTCGCCCCCGACATGCGGCTCGAAGACTGGCTGACGGCCGATGAAGTGGCCCAGGTGAAGGGCCGCGCGGTGATCGTGAAGAAACTGCAAGCACTGCCGGTCGAGTGCGTGGCGCGCGGTTACCTGATTGGCTCCGGCTGGAAGGACTACCAGGCCAGCGGCGCTGTCTGCGGCGTACGTTTGCCTGCCGGGCTGCAACTGGCCGACCGCCTGCCCGAACCCATTTTCACCCCGGCAAACAAGGCGGCCGTGGGCGATCACGA from the Polycyclovorans algicola TG408 genome contains:
- the rpe gene encoding ribulose-phosphate 3-epimerase → MPRQAPVIAPSILSADLARLGDDVAAVLKAGADWVHFDVMDNHYVPNLTFGPDICKALRNYGITAPIDVHLMIEPVDALAQGFAKAGATLISFHPEATRHVDRSLQAIRDAGCQTGLVFNPATPLSVLRYVIDKVDLVLLMSVNPGFGGQSFIPATLDKLHEARALIDASGRAIRLEIDGGVKVDNIAEIAAAGADTFVAGSAIFSKPDYASTISAMRAAIDGAVRN
- a CDS encoding phosphoribosylaminoimidazolesuccinocarboxamide synthase, with translation MTETALFEAQLTSLPHVHRGKVRDIFAVGGEHLLIVTSDRLSAFDVVLPQPIPGKGGVLTRLTQFWMDRFASVISNQLAPDMRLEDWLTADEVAQVKGRAVIVKKLQALPVECVARGYLIGSGWKDYQASGAVCGVRLPAGLQLADRLPEPIFTPANKAAVGDHDENIDFAAVTARLGAQRAAELRDITLRLYREAAAYALPRGLIIADTKFEFGVDAQGTLHLIDEALTPDSSRFWDAESYAPGRSPPSFDKQIVRDHLETLDWDKTPPGPQLPDEVIARTGARYREAEARLTAN